cCCTGATGCAAAGAAGGATCCcaatagcatgatgctgccaccgccATGCTTCACGGTatggatggtgttctcaggatgatgcgccaaacatagcgcttagtgttagaatcttcttccactttgtctcagagtctcccacatgccttctggcaaacagGGTGgcagtaattcaaagtaatacggtgtgtgtgtgtgtgtatatatatatatatatatatatatatatatatatatatatatatatatatatatatattagtgctgggacaaatatcagaatatttgaacaaatattttttgacatgtgttcagatacaaaaatcagtTGTTTGTATtcatgacaaaaataccttgcacttatttaccacctcgcCAGAAGTTGagcgacagtttcaaaaatggcaaatgaaaaagagctctgtgtgatacgtgagatttatatatttaaaaaaataaaacaaaaaaaacactgcatcaacacagcagctcttgagcctctatttaaaagttttatacaggaaaaagtaaacaaaccagattatgagCGCgtacgcatagtgatctctatggaatgccatctgggtcaaaacatgttgtgctgctttagagcgagtcagaatctcatgggacagaaaaaggcAAGCAAGTCATTCTCAAATGTCTTACAACGCCAtctccacgtttgttttatttgaagtgttaaaagttcaatttcagttttcgtttgcttgttcggctacaaagagacacaaaaagcggcaatggcaaggaatgaaagtaaaaaaatgaataaaatgtgttgtcaactttatgtactatttatttcaggactaaacgaaacaacatttaacttaaactgctatttggcatcctttgttttgtagttaattcactggggtaaagtaaggcctacaaaacgtattctttactcctggggtatttttctattttaatgtgttacatattgtaaattcttgctgtaaaatagtccccctgcccctgctgctatgctgtcactgcctgcgttctgagcaatataattactttttgaaaagtaacaaatatcagaataaatatttaactatttaaattatgagcgaatatccaaacatgaaaatcccatgttCATCACAgcgtaggtaggtaggtaggtagatttttatatattttgtttaaatatagctgatgcagcataagtaaataaataaataaataagagaaaatgtttttgaagttcataccgcatacagtagttttttttggCGTCCAGCTCTCCATgcggcttgctgactgctgcataatccattTTATGTCCCGGATGTCATGTTTGTTTACATCAtcaagtcagaaaacagtgacagtgacgttttaatcacctttagtgtttggagcatctttcttttgtagtaggTTTTGTAATTCAAGTGTTCAAGTCTGGTGATAGTGAAAAGGTCAGTAACTACAGACCTATTAGTTTACTCCCAGTAATTTCAAAAATTGCTGAGAAAGTCGTGGTAGAACAGCTGACCGCCCATTTAGACACTGGATGTTCTTCTTTACACCCAATGCAGTTAGGATTTAGAGCAAAGCATTCCATAGAAATggcaaattgttattttttagaaGGGATAAAATCTCCGCTTGATAAAGGTGGAGTTGTTGGAGCTGTATTTCTGGACTTGAAGAAAGCTTTTGACACGGTTAATCATAATATCCTGCTCTCTGAGTTATCCAAATTAAATTTCTCTAACAAGGCCTTGAAATGGATGGAATTTTATTTGCTGGATAGAAAACAGTGTGTTACAGTCAGCAATAATCAATCTACTTTTAGCGATTGCGCAATGGGAGTCCCTCAAGGATCTATACTAGGACCATTATTATTTAGTCTTTATATTAAACATGAAGTTTGTTCTGGAGTTAACATTCAaatctatgctgatgatacagtGGTATATGTAAGTGCCAAAACTAGTCAAGAAGCTGCTAGAAAATTAACAACTGTTATGGAAGAAGTGTCAAAGTGTCTTGATTACTTAACGCTTAAGTTTAAATGTGAGTAAAGCCGTGGGAATGTGTTTCTCtataaagcaaaatacagtacagaatcagtttgtttttgtaaataggGAATAGATTAGTATAGTTAcagaatttaaatatttaggtgtCATAATGGACTCGCAACTTTTCTTTCAGAAAAAGGTTGTTAAAACTGTGAAATTCAATTTGGCTAACTAGGTTTATTAGACGAAATGTATCTGTTACTGCTGCTAAGTTGTATCTACATTCTATGATTTTATCTCATTTTTCCTATTGTCACAAGCTGGGATGACTGCAATTTgtataaacaaagtaaaaaaaaatctagataaaAAGCCGACAAGATATCATCACTGTTATATACTCAAGAAATGTAACATGTTAAGTTTTGATAATTACATAAATTACTCATATGTGTGTTTGGTTTTTAAGTCTTTGAAGGATTTAGCTCCCCTACCATTAAAGGAGTTTATAAAACTCTGCTCAGATAATAATGCTAGAATTACTAGAGCAACTATAAGAGGTGATTGCATAGTTCCAAGATGACGTACTAAGTTTGCCCAGCCAGTCCTCTCAATTAAGGGTACCATGTTTTGGAATTTACTATCGGATGATATAAAAGGTTCTTATGACTTACAGTtttacaactaaataaaaaatgtggttaAAACAAAGCCAAGTCTGCGATCATGAACTGTAGttacgtattttttttttatttaatacaatggtaatgtttatagctttgtaatatattatgcattgtaaTGAAAATGTATTAGTTTAATATCCATAAGATAatgatttttatatattataaggGGTGGGTgggtatttattaaaataaatttttAGTTCTATTTATTATGTTAACAATAGTATTGGTATTTGGTATGtgctatatttataattataaaacagggATTTTGGTTTATATGAACTAATTTATTAatcttattgtatttattataatgtgctgtttgtatgtgtgtgtgtgtatatatatatatatatatatatatatatatatatatatatatatatatatatatatatatatatatatatatatatatatatataagatctattaaaacagatctttactctaaacctactgatatgcatcagACCTTACAtatgtcatctgcacatcctatcAATACTAAAAGAGCAATTTCTAAAGGACTGGGTATAACGATAAATAGAATCTGTTACTACAATTACtacaaaaaacagagaaaggaattaaaaataaatcttaacgTGTGTTTGAAAAAAGGTATtgataggcttttgatgccattgtaaccacacatttatttctcttttaaatctaatgtctttgtgacgTCCTTCACTATATAGCTtatgatgtaacgatctactgttcacttctatttaaaccttcaggcattaTGGTATCTtgactatttattttcttttatctaattttatttttctaaaaccacaaactttaggtaatccatggtgtgtctgttccttgtaaagtgttgactattggttcattaattttttttatttcttatatttgataggtggttctgcattattttatataatgtaccTGTCTCCtacagatttaattttgttacattttatgcaaaatataccatatacaaggttgctatcTTTGCATGatggatttatttgtttatttatttttaaatttagtaggtCGGCAATtaatttttaccccgtttttctcccaatttcaaATGCCGAAGACgaatacacgctgtcctccgaagtgtgtgctgtcagccgaccgtttCTTttcactgcagacccaccatgcagccagcccagagctacagagtttgaggacaacgcagctctgggcagcttacaggcaagcccgcaggctcccggccagaccacaggggtcgctggtgcacggtgatccgatgacaccctggctgacctaagccctcccccccacCAGGCGGAgctcggtcaattgtgcgccaccccctgggagctcccgtccacggtcatgACTGATATTTTAAgacagaatatttattttctttatttgtgatttcacttttatctttaccaatatatttgcacactttacatgtgcttttacaggtttcaatGTCCCTTAATATACCTATGatccctttatgtttactgtggactaaaatgtcagccaaATATGCACCCTTCTAAAAGCTACAATCGTTgctttcagaaatattttttttcattttttctgaattatgaagtatacgtaaatgcttccaaacaatttttgaaatgttgggtaataatttagaatatgtaattgTTAATGGTACTTTATATCCTTTTAACACAAACCACAACTTTTTTATAGTTGCTGCAACTTATAATGTGACTACAgtgtttctattatttatatgTCATTTCGTTgcaaaataatgctgaaaaataaactgaaatagaaAAGAAAACGTCACTCTCACATTGTCTTTTGCTATAGTTAGCAACGGGAAAGAAGATTGTGGGCCTTGATGCAAGTACTGGACTTACTGTTAAATTTTGTGACTGAAAGTTTATTGCCGTTTTGCAAATACTATAGTGGCTGTTCAATTTTGTGAGTGAGCGTTTACTGTTACGTAAGTACAGTATGTTATACGTCATTATTATTAGCTGCAACTCTTCACTTGTAATGAAACACagtgtaaaatgttttatttcaaatggtgataaagagggagtcttaagaacttatgttctggttatctatgcgttttttttttctttattattgtttttgaacaaatgaacaaaaatccATCTTGAAAGAAAGTATATATACATGCAgactgtgttttatatttatgaatGACCACGCCGAAACCGCAACTTAATACACTTTGGCCACAACTTCTTGATAAAAAGATCAcaattttcacacacacacacacacacacacacacacacacacacacacacacacacacatatataaaccaTGTTATAATCTTAAATGTTAGTAAGAATAGGAGGTCTGTCTTGTATTTTAAATTCTACAGCTGGGGTCATTCATCAGATTTCCCAAGGGAAACTGTAGTGAATAAAAAAATCTTTGTCTGTACTTTCTGTTATTCTTCAGCATTTCTCACAGAAACAGTTTTGGCTACAAGAATACATTGACCTTGTGAAACACCATATGTTGTTTGTGTTTATAGACATTTTAATACTTCGCACTTGCTCTGGTATCTGTTGAGATTACAATGCATATGAGGAAGAACAAATTATTTCTGATTGCATGGCAAGACCAGACAGTTGGCTTTCAATTGTAAATCTTCTTTGGAGATATCCATCATTTCTAACAATAACTACCCCAGTATGGGGCTATCTGAACATGCATGCCCTGATTATAATAGATAATTCATTAAATTCCCACTCTTGTGTTGTCTGCATTTGTTATGTAGTTATTATATGAGCAATATGTAGAAGGCTTTTAGTCTGAAGTTTTAAATCTTAGGcttgtaatgttttattatgtaaaatataaattgtGGGAACAGTATGAATTTAACAGGTCAAATGAATGATAAATTATTAGAAGTCTGTCCAATCATAAGAATGAAAATTGTGGTATTTAAATAAGAAGCCTGActtaatacagtacaccctcgctataatgaacctgttGGGGCCCAAGCTTTTGGTTCATTATATtcaggggtttgttatagtgaataatgaatgataaactgttggagtaagtcaatgagatgatattgtgaatacaagtagaattacatgtacctgttcgtctcatgtatgcagtattctgcctttgctttatcctattcgtcaaagaattaaaaaaagcaaaaatcccgaattgaagatgaatttttatttaaaatcaacctGACATtaatcatttcaaagtgcaccaaatcttaatccaacatgcaaaagtcccaaactgatcttttattcaaATCAACCctacatgaaaagttcatcagatcctcaaggttgttgttgttttttctttaatcaattttgctttgccgcatggttgctgaaaaAGCAGTGTGCTTTTTGACAACTTGTGTTCACGAAAGAGATATGCCTGCAATcagtatagtttccagctttgttgcaacataaaatgattttcatttcgGAGGCATACTTACACAGtgcatgctttttattaagacaaaagagttgacttaactgtggaggtggcatcccgtgcgaaCAGAcggggatgttgacagtgtgtgtttatattatctttttttgtgtgtgtttttttatttggggtgcAGGGACCAGGTTTGTTAcaatgaagggtgttatagcgagggtgtactgtataaatATTATATGTCAGTTATGTGGTGTCTACTAGATGTAATAATTTTAAGCAATACTATgttaattgaatgtattgtattcacacaatgaaaagtattaagAGTCTCATACGTGTTCAGGTATTTGCTTTGAAGCAGTCAAATCCCCAAAAGATTGTGTTCTCAGTGCAAAGATGcatcattattattgtattgtgactTTAAAAGTCTCCGTTATCGAAACAGATTGACATGGGCTGGAGGAGGCCTATGCTAAGTTGCCCACTACTCCTCACAGTAAAATGGAATGCAAATTAGAAACCACTGTGCATATGTGAATTGGGGGGTCAATTAAACAGTCACCcccattttttttctattccatTTTCCATTCTAATATTGAAGCAGCGATTGGTAGCAACACCTGCAGGGACAGCCCCCTGTCAGGACTTGTAATCTCATATAAAAAACTTAGGGGTTAGCACACTGATGCAGAGCACACACAGATGTGGGTTTAACACAAATCCCCCAGGCAAGCACTTGTACATCTTTAATTTTACACTAAAGAATGCACAAATCTCTTTCTGCTCTTATCTCaccaatatattttatattttctcaGCATATGTGCCTGAGGAGGAGCTGAAGGCAGCAGACATTGATGAGGATGATGGACTGTCTTTAGACGGCCAGGACAATGAATACATATGTAACGAGGAAGAAGAAATCAAGGATGCTCCAAGCTATCAAAACTCCCCCCTCAGCACCGTGACCAATCAGGATGCAGGGTATGGGTCTCCCCTTAGCGACACCAGCGATAGACTGGCAGACTTTAAGAGTATTTCCTCGAAAGACGGCCATGACAAGGAGGAAGCCATGGACAATGGCCTCACCATCCAAGACAGCTTAGCTCAAATGAAAGCTGTCTATGCAAATTTGATCTCTGATTCCTCTTGGTCCAGTATTACTGTGGATATAATGAAAGCCAAGCCGGTGAGTGCCAGCACCAGCAGTAATGGTAGCAGCCACAATGGAAGCAACAACACAAGCAATGGGGGAGGGTTAACCTATGACTGGCATCAAGCTGCTTTAGCCAAAACCTTGCAGCACACCCCTTATAATTTACTTCCTGAGCCAAGCCTATTCAGTACAGTGCAGCTTTATAGGCAGAACAGTAAACTGTATGGATCAGTGTTCACTGGCGCCAGTAAATTTCGATGCAAGGACTGCAGTGCAGCTTATGACACACTTGTGGGGCTGACGGTACACATGAACGATACTGGCCACTACCGGGATGACAACAAAGACAAGGATGCTGACAGCCGTAAGAAATGGTCGAAGCCGAGAAAGCGGTCCTTGATGGAGATGGAAGGCAAGGAGGATGCACAAAAAGTGCTAAAGTGCATGTACTGCGGGCACTCCTTTGAGTCTTTGCAAGACCTGAGTGTCCACAtgatcaaaacaaaacattaccagAAAGTGCCTCTTAAAGAACCAGTGCCAGCTCTCACCAAACTGGTTCCTTCTACCAGAAAACGAGCACTTCAGGACTTTGTCTCCCCCTGCTCTCCAGAGTCTGTAAGCAGCACACCAGGTGTCCCCGTGGGCGAGCCCACAAAAGATCAGAAAGCTGCAAACCCGTACGTAACTCCCAACAACCGCTACGGCTATCAGAATGGTGCCAGTTATACCTGGCAGTTTGAGGCCAGGAAGGCCCAGATATTGAAATGCATGGAGTGTGGAAGCTCCCATGATACTTTGCAGCAGCTTACAGCTCACATGATGGTCACCGGCCATTTCATTAAGGTGACCAACTCAGCCTCtaaaaaggggaagcagctggtctTTGACCCAGTGGTAGAAGAAAAGATTCAGTCCATTCCTTTGCCTCCCACTACTACACGGCTGCCATTGCCCAATATCAAATCACAGCCAGATTCTCCAGCTTATTCATCAAACTCTGAGGAAAGAAGAGAACCAGAAGATGACCCAATGGAAGTCCGGGAACCAGAGAAGAAAATCAAAGAGGAGCCTGATGAGAAGTTTGAGACAAACACGCCATATAAGTATCTCCGTGAAGAGGACCTGGAAGAGACCCCAAAAGGCGGGGTAGATATCCTGAAATCCCTGGAGAACACAGTCTCAAGTGCAATCAGCAAGGCCCAAACTGGAGCCCCAACATGGGGAGGGTATCCTAGCATTCATGCAGCATACCAGCTCCAAGGGTCAGTGAAGTCTGTCCAGTCCACAGTGCAGAGCGTTCAAGTGCAGCCCTCTTTCACTAATAACATGAAAACACTGTCCTCAGAACACACTGCACTGATCCATTCCCCTGGTAGCACATCCCCACCCCTCCACAAGAGTAATGTCTCTGCcatggaggagctagtggagaaGGTGACAGGGAAAGTAACTGTGAAGAAAGAAGAGAAGGCTGTGGAAAAATGTAAACCGGTCCTGATCAAACCCTTGTCTCTGACCTCTAAAGAAAACAAGGACTTGCCTAAGCCTGACGACCTCAGCAGCAAGCCAGCAAAAAAGAACAACATCGCAGAGGCAGAGCCCCCAAAGGCACATAAAGAGGGCCAGCTGGATAATCACATCAAAAATGGCACTGAGGCCCTGAAATCGCCAGTCAGTAATGGTTGTAACAGTTTTGGAATCATTACAGACCATTCACCAGAGCAGCCTTTTGTGAATCCCCTAAGCGCATTGCAATCTATTATGAACACTCATTTAGGTAAAGTAGCAAAACCAATAAGCTCTACCTTGGATCCCTTGGCTATGTTGTACAAAATTAGCAACAGCGTGTTGGAGAAGCCCATCTATCCCACAACTCAGGTCAAGCAAGCCGATCCCATCAACAGGTACTACTATGAAAGTAATGACCAGCCGATTGACTTGACTAAATCCAAGAATAACAACAGTAACAATACCAACAGTAGCAGTTTTCCCATTATTTCCAGCCTGTCAGAATCAATTTCGTCTCCTCTGAGGGAGAACGCGCTGATGGACATTTCAGACATGGTGAAAAACCTCACCGGGCGCTTGACGCCAAAGTCGTCCACACCATCATCTGTATCGGAAAAGTCTGACGCTGATGGGAGCAACTTTGAGGATGCCTTAGAGGAGCTTTCCCCCGTCCAAAAACGGAAGGGCCGGCAGTCGAACTGGAACCCACAGCATCTCCTCATTCTTCAGGCCCAGTTCGCCTCTAGCCTGAGGGAGACCCCAGAGGGCAAATACGTAATGACAGACCTGGGCCCACAGGAG
The Acipenser ruthenus chromosome 3, fAciRut3.2 maternal haplotype, whole genome shotgun sequence genome window above contains:
- the LOC117435235 gene encoding teashirt homolog 1-like, whose protein sequence is MTRRKQQVPRRSAAYVPEEELKAADIDEDDGLSLDGQDNEYICNEEEEIKDAPSYQNSPLSTVTNQDAGYGSPLSDTSDRLADFKSISSKDGHDKEEAMDNGLTIQDSLAQMKAVYANLISDSSWSSITVDIMKAKPVSASTSSNGSSHNGSNNTSNGGGLTYDWHQAALAKTLQHTPYNLLPEPSLFSTVQLYRQNSKLYGSVFTGASKFRCKDCSAAYDTLVGLTVHMNDTGHYRDDNKDKDADSRKKWSKPRKRSLMEMEGKEDAQKVLKCMYCGHSFESLQDLSVHMIKTKHYQKVPLKEPVPALTKLVPSTRKRALQDFVSPCSPESVSSTPGVPVGEPTKDQKAANPYVTPNNRYGYQNGASYTWQFEARKAQILKCMECGSSHDTLQQLTAHMMVTGHFIKVTNSASKKGKQLVFDPVVEEKIQSIPLPPTTTRLPLPNIKSQPDSPAYSSNSEERREPEDDPMEVREPEKKIKEEPDEKFETNTPYKYLREEDLEETPKGGVDILKSLENTVSSAISKAQTGAPTWGGYPSIHAAYQLQGSVKSVQSTVQSVQVQPSFTNNMKTLSSEHTALIHSPGSTSPPLHKSNVSAMEELVEKVTGKVTVKKEEKAVEKCKPVLIKPLSLTSKENKDLPKPDDLSSKPAKKNNIAEAEPPKAHKEGQLDNHIKNGTEALKSPVSNGCNSFGIITDHSPEQPFVNPLSALQSIMNTHLGKVAKPISSTLDPLAMLYKISNSVLEKPIYPTTQVKQADPINRYYYESNDQPIDLTKSKNNNSNNTNSSSFPIISSLSESISSPLRENALMDISDMVKNLTGRLTPKSSTPSSVSEKSDADGSNFEDALEELSPVQKRKGRQSNWNPQHLLILQAQFASSLRETPEGKYVMTDLGPQERVHICKFTGLSMTTISHWLANVKYQLRRTGGTKFIKNIDSGHPVFLCNDCASQFRTPSTYINHLESHLGFSLKDLSKLSLDHIREQQTVSKVITEKTLGSHGFSEEDSGSLFQCKLCNRTFASKHAVKLHLSKTHGKSPEDHLVYVNELDKFEKK